GACTTTAATACAGAGAAATATTATTTTCGTCATAGGCCTGTTCCACTAAGAATTCAAGAGGACAGCACAgtgatttttcaaaatttctcctCCCCCCACAAAGAAAAAGAGTCCTTTCGGACTGGTTGGTTTTTATTTCAGAttctaaatttcaattttgtttcatttgaatAAGACGGGTTATATGGAGTAATACAATCCATATCTGACTTCATGATATGGCTGAGTCAGTATTCTTTCTCCACACTAAATTGCATATTAAAAGTAACTTGTTTTCCATTGTGCTTTCGATGGAAATAGTTGGCAACACTATTGCGATCATAAACAACATGAGATTATTTGATCTTTAATCAGTAATATAGTGAAATAATACtatatttattgaattttgtctGGAAGCAAACTCTGCATTTGATTTTTACAGGAAATACGTTTTTGAGCTGTTTTAtgtgtgatattttcttttaaaatgttacatAACTTCAGAACCGCACACCTGGGCATCGCAATGTATAAGTATGGTCTCAAACAATGTGTGAGAAATGAAGGATATACCTGTGGCCATAGCTATTCATGTTCCAGATGTTTATCACAAAAATAGATGAGTGggcaaatcccccccccccccctcctgctcTTCCAAtctctttaaagataaattccagttttggtaacgatctcaaaatgacttttgacagaatctactataatgaccacccaagtgtctgtttgtatgaatgaaaaatatgtgccaaaggattctggaagaaattgtgtaattgctgagaaataagcaacaTAAGCACAGATTCTGTCACTTccgttgggtctttattccaggaatattaatacactgtcccacgtgtgcctatctgtgttggtgatctttagcgtgaacatttttcaacgtagatttcacaaagttcagtttaagtaactgtaccagatctagatccccaatgatattctgacaagcctggttttacagactttctcatgaaatcagtgtttactgcaactactggcatttatctttaaagttaaaggggaagttcaccctgaaaaaatctttgttgtaaaaatagcagaaaaaatagtaaaaaatattggtgaaggtttgaggaaaatccgttaaagagtaagaaagttattagagttcaaatttttggatttgtgacgtcataaacgagcagctgccccatgtgttatctgatataaaatgtatgaatttcaaattttgtatggttcctgatgacttaattttgttttcttttcatgatcgggtgtgaaatgatttgtctattgatatacaaaagttacagtgaaaaccattttcaattttctgagaaaatgacatttcattgattttttaccattcgctatgtaggaatgctgctcgcataatttatgacgtcacaaatcaaataattgaaattcaaataactttttaattatttgatgaatttttctcaaaccttcggcaatattttttattattttttctgctatttttacaataaaatttttgtcagggtgaacttcccctttaaaggagtTTTCGAGGCACTATAATGGTCAGTACAATGAAAGTTAAACCATGCATGGACCAACTTTTCCTATAATTGGTGTCTGATTGCTTGATATGATTACTAGATGATGTATGGGTGACACAACATTCGCTCCGGCGACagttgctccggcgacaattgctccaggctttGTTTCATATAAGATAtcgggttagggttgcaataaaGTTTTATGTTAGGTTCTACGGTTAGGTTTACAATAGGGTATGATATCAAAtcttggtgggtgtttcataaagctgtttgtaaagttacgaacAGTTGgaatgactggaacatgttcttaggtcctAACTCatttacatagggatatcacatagcacaagaaaggatcaccagtcgggcgtaaagtcattcgtatcttatgaacagctttatgaaacacccaccagggttgaagttggtcattccattagtgtgtggaatttacggcggagcaattgtcgcgagagcaaatgtcatggaaccaatgTAGAATAGTAATGTTGAAGGCTTTCCACAGCTCAGTTAAACCTCTGTGAATAGCATTGCAGTACTGGTTTCCtcctatttatttcaatatggtAGTACTTGCAGATGTCCATTGGTGAGAGTGGGGGTGGTAGTAATGTTTTATGATATTATTTAATGCTCAAATtgttataaatgaaatatgataacatTATAATATTGTTTCATTGATGTGCAGTTGAGCgtcagagaaaaaaatcatgtcattGTTATCTTAAAAGAAATTCAAACAGAAATCTAACAATTGTATGCTTGTATCATAAAATTGCATTACCATAAAAATGACATTTACCgtaaaagtttttttaataataatcaattattcataTTCTTATCCGATTTGTTTCTGGGTAGACTAGATGGTGAATTCTTTCTCGGGCACAAACATGGCAAAGATATATTTCATCTGAACTCTccctaaaattattttttgctaTATGAGGCAAAGAACAAATTGAGTTCATGGTTTTCCTTTTTATGCAGTTTCATATTCACTCATATACTACAGTGTCCCTTGGCATTATGAATGCATATTATGTTCGATTTCAGTTCACATTTTTTCTGCTTGTGAATAAACATTCTGTATTAAATCtcataaatgtaataaaattgtCTTGTATGCAATTGACTTAACAAGCCTTGCTCATTTGTTTCCTTTATTACCTTTGTTTACTAAGAGTGAGAGAGGAATTTGTACAAAGGAAAAATTATGCTTGATTGCTTAAGTGAAGATTTATTGTGGAATGagaaggaatgaatgaaaaaattgaagaaaatggagaattaaaatgataaaagtaagaaaaatgtgGAGGGTGGCAGAGAGGAAAGATTGTAAGAGAGGGGAAGGTAGGAAAAGGGAGATGATAGGAGAGGGAAGGTGGAATGAGATGGAGGGTTTTAAGAGAGGAGTGGGTCATAGGTATAGAGGATGGTAGGAGAGGGAGGGTGGTAGGAGAAGGAAGATGGTAGGAGAGGGCGGGTGGTAGAAGGAAGATGGTAGGAGAGGGAGGGTGGTAGATGAGGGAGGGTGGTAGGAGAAGGAGGGTGGTAGGAGAGGGAGGGTGGTAGGAGAAGGAAGATGGTAGGAGAGGGAGGGTGGTAGGAGAAGGAGGGAGGGTGGTAGGAGGAGGGTGGTAGGAGAAGGAGGGTGgtaggggagggaggggggtagGAGAGGGAGGGTGGTAGGAGAAGAAAGATGGTAGGAGAAGGAGGGTAGTAGGAGAAGGAAGGTGGTAGGAGAGGGATGGTGGTGGTAGAAGGAAGATGGTAGGAGAAGGAGGGTGGTAGGAGAAGGAGGGTTGTAGGAGAGGGAGGGTGGTAGGAGAAGAGAGATGGTAGGAGGAGAGTGGTAGGGGTGGTAGGAGAAGGAGGGTGGTAGGAGAAGGAAGATGGTAGGTGGTAGGAGGATAGTGGTAGGAGAAGGAAGATGGTAGGAGAAGAAGGTCGTAGGAGAGGGAGGGTGGTAGGAGAAGAGAGATGGTAGGAGAAGGAGAGTGGTAGGAGAGGGGTGGTAGGAGAAGGAAGATGGTAGGAGAAAGAGGGTGGTAGGAGAGGGAGGGTGGTAGGAGAAGGAGGGTGGTAGGAGAGGGAGGGTGGTAGGAGAAGAAAGATGGTAGAAGGAGGGTAGTAGGAGAAGGAAGGTGGTAGGAGAGGGATGGTGGTGGTTGAAGGAAGATGGTAGAAGGAGGGTGGTAGGAGAAGGAAGATGGTAGGAGGAGAGTGGTAGGAGAGGAGGGTGGTAGGAGAAGAAAGTTGGTAGAAGAAGGAGAGTGGTAGGAGAAGGAGGGTGGTAGGTGAGGGAGGGTGGTAGGAGAAGGAAGGTGGTAGGAGAAGGAGGGTGGTAGGAGAGGGAGGGTGGTAGGAGAGGGAGGGTGGAAGGAGAGGGAAGATCATGGTAAGAGAAGGAAGGTGGTAGGAGAAGGAAGATGGTAGGGAAGGTGGTGGTAGGGGAGTGGATGATAGGATATGGAGGATAGTAGGAGAGGAGGATGTTAGGAGAagagtagtctgcaggcacagaccctgattgaaactatgatcaacaagtgtgtctccaagCAACGACTAGcatatacaaaacttgctgttttctgagcgagagggccttcagtacacaaggcatgagcaggctgcaattcagaccctttactcgaggaagggtttgcacagcagactaggagAAGAGGGTGGTAGGGAGGGAGGATGATAGGAGGGGGATGGTGGTAGAAGAGTGGGAGGGTGGTAGGAGAGGAAGAGTGGTAGAAAAAGAGGGTGGTAGGGGAGGGGTGGTAGGAAAGAGAGGATGGTAGGAGAGGGAGTATGGTAGGAGGGTGGGAGTGTGGTAGGAAGCGACATTTTTACATTatgaattttaattgtgcctctcaaaaggaggcacgggccggctgtgcccccccccccacccggaTCCGCCAGTGGTAGGACTAGGGATGGTGGTTGAGAGAGGGAGGGTGGTTGAGAGAGGGAGGGTGGTAGGGGAGGGAGGGTGGTAGCTCGGGAGGGTTGAGGAGGGAGGGTGGTAGAAGAGGTAGGATGGTTGGAGAAGAGGGTGGTAAGGGAGTGGGTGGTAGGAGAGAGAGGATATGGTTGGGGAGGGAAAATGTGAGGAGGGTGGTAGGGGACTGCATGGGAGGAAAGGAAATGATAGGAGAGGTGGTAATGGGTTGaaggcatgggcggaaatcccacaGGGGATGCgttccccctacccaaaatagtagggggaccaaaatgtccccctactatgactaaatgaccttacattttgggtgaaaaccttttttggggggggggcttgtcattttttgaggggttaaaattaccttacattttgggtgataacctttgtgtgtgtgtgtgtgttgcttgtcaaattttccaggccCTGGTCCCCCATCTCAAGTTGGGGACAGATCTCCGCCCATGGTGGAAGGCTACCCTCGAACCGGTAACATACATATATAGCTTATATCGATCTTAGGGCTGATTTCTGTGATTAAATACATTATTCATTCTGTTTGAATCTCTTTGAATAGGCCCTACATATTCAAGTTGTGCATGCATGattattcatcaaaatcaactgGTGAGTCGCCAAGCTTTATACACcgggataaaaaaaatctagccCTATAGCTATCAGCTCAGTGCAGTCCCATCCCTTTAGCCACCGACTATTGTTTAAAAACTTCCTTAGCGAGAGAGTATACTGTTCATGTATATCCATTTTCGGcgattttgtgaaattaattttgGTTCGTATAGTATTAGGCCCTACATAGGGGCGACGATCGACCCTCTCCCATACACTGCTTTTCGAGTTTTAAGGGGCCGGGAAATTTGCTCCGCCCCTCTCGATGATTACAATAGGCACAACACCGTGACGACAAGGCTATATCATTCTAATAATCATAGTAACAAAAACAATGatataataacaatgaaataatagtaataggaagaaaaacaatataaatcattttttccctTCGGCTTTCTTCttcacttcttcttcttctcttcttcttaaGTTCTTCGTCTACttgttttccacttttttttcttcttcagtaACTTTTCCTCCTCCGGGGCCCGTCTTATAAAGAGTTgccattgatccgatcaatcgcaactatgaaaAGCAAGCAAAGTCAACGTaattataaaatgcatgttgtTCCAAAAAAATcgagatatgaatatatatatccaatatCAAATTCATAGATTTCCTGGCAATTCGTTTTCAgatgacattttgcaaatttcccgcagaaaaaaatatgacactgatttCCAGAGAGTTACGATTGGCGTAAATCTGCGcgcgtgttgatgggtggggggatgactgaaatattttggcatttttttgcaatcatgtatttagatatgcaaggaattgtcattgatatgtccacagtggtgtaccgtgggtcacggcattgtgggggcaccagcaaaatttttgaatcactgagtgagcgcgctAAGGGCGCTCATTTGATAGTTATACTGACCTGGAGTatgagaaattttaaggacaatgtcattaaacggatatgtatctcactgatcaaataatgcgagcgcgaagcgcgagctgatttttttttatattcacacctaaaaagggacattataatcaaatttgtgtaatcacgataggtacctgtcttgctaaataaagcgagcgcgaagcgcgagctgaaattttcgcatattttgaccccaaacagcgagattttaaggaatatattttaggaatccattaagagtatgcatatctcaccatagtcatctaatgcgagtgccaagcgcctgctgattttattagaattacatctgaacacatgaaacacttttagtgattgcaatcatgattatcatacgcatctcactaatcaaatattgcgagcgcgagctgaaaatttagacaatttagacctgaagtggggcattctaaggtttctttgtaggaagtAACtgggaccatacgtatttcattagtcaaatgatgcgagcgcgaagcgcgagctgaaaatttttgatattcagatcagaagaagggacattttaaggactgattttaggaattcatgaagagcagacatatctcaccaatccactaatgcgaacgtaatcacggacaggaaatgtttcatatatacgaagaccttaacatggggcaatcactttttgagtcatgtaaaagaagcatatgtcactacataaaacaatgataactcaagtgctaggaaatatatttggtttatattgacttgaaaacgggatgttttagtacttcaggattatatatctcgttaaacagacaatgcgagcaccaagaacaatgatttgattttgattttgatttgattttattgtttacttctgcaattacatcattcgtatataatacattttccataacataacaaacatagtatattgataaattttttggcatgaatcataactaaatgtactaaaattatcattacaaacaaaattgatctcataccaaattagttaacatttacaatttgcaggagaaggattgtcatcataagcagattgcttgaaaaaatgacaaccccaggttaaaactcattgattaatataatacattaatacagcagaatcgatatacagtacattttatgaaaaacagcagtaatctaatttgagcaatgaagatggagatgataaggatgaagatgacggtgaaatggtgaagatgaaggtgatggagaggatgatgatggtgacgtaggccctgggcaaattatgtttcataaagttatgataaaaatgtttcttatgtaatgtaacataacataattataatataatataacattataatgaataatattttcttctttcccactacgtttctcttcctttctccctcttttctccttttcccctttttttggggTCAGCcgatggagaggggggggggggtatgtgccccccgtagttacgccactgtatgtccatatggcaaatacccctccaatattattatttttcttaccccatgatggttcaatggttttattagagattacattaaaaaaaaatgactttccatcttaatcccttcccaaagaccccaacattgatgaattggaagaaacgagggtttctcttcaataagtatttcgtttggaaatggtgaactggctctttatttgcattttatgattcaatattgttttatttgttaagcggtattttaggaagaatttttaCCAATAAAGCAACTAtatatctcttgtgatttttttttccatttctttcgtaaaaagtggggggatgtttgtacaggccaccccccccctcctcgaaaagtgggggatatatcccccaccccctccctttgggatttacgccagtggatttttttttggtattgaatagtttttattgacaacttcaattcatatacaaacatgacaaaataaaatatatataacaaaaaaaaaagaactttgaaacataatattttcatgaatgttacaataaaacacaatgtcagacatcttccaatacataattatgaataacattgatgataattatatgcatcaagaagaaacttctacagaaaattccaacatattgatttttttttccagtgtcaaataaaaaaccgtaagagaaattttccaaatacaaaaataaataaataaatcattaataaaacctaaacgaattgaagccatcagcatatatatttttaacccatcacctcggcctcttcacccaaataaattcaaacaaaaactcagcccttgtcattacccccccccccctcccttaaaCACCCCCATCCCTAGTATCCGGTGGAGAACTGGCTCTAGGCTCCAATATTTAAGACCATTTAGAGAAATGGATTGTAAGAGTTCCCCTCTTTGttgctaatttcttttcttctctttgatccCCCCTAAtactatttttcatttcaatcaatgaaggaggtttttttaattctcggtttttgtaaataagatattaaactaaaatcaagacatgattaattaattgatatttacctttacttttctcctgcttcccgaaaagaatttcctgccaactaaatttatttatttcaaaatttaaacttcttgcACATAGATcccaaagtgattttgaaaattcacaagtataaaatagatgttcatacgtttcttcttccttttcacaaaatgagcataAATTGGTCGAAATAAGACCAAAACGGAAAAGGTGGTGGTTAgtgtataaaatattatgcaagaGTTTATACTGGAACTTCCTGAATCTACTATTCGGTGTGCAATATCTTATAAGATATTGCACACTGAATAGTAGATATACTTTCTATTCCCTTATTGGTAAGATCATAATTCGTTTTAATTCTGTCAAAAATAGaaggtttaatttcatttttatacaacaGCTGttcgtatatttttttttattttaaaaaacattaaattAGTCGTTTTCTTACCCAAATTGAAATCGATTCCAGAGTTATGCTTTGCATTTATTTGAACTATTGTTCTTCCAACTAACATGACTAACAGGTAAACCAGCATAAATATGCTTAATCTTTTCAACATCATTTGcatctaaattcaaattaagaaaatgtgtaTCACATTTTAGTTTACCGTTATTATCCAAAATATGATGCAGTCTATAAACCCCTTTATCGTATAGAATCTTATCAAATATACAACTCCAAGTATTTCGAATAATTAAAAATCACCACTTTCCCAAACTCTGTACTTCTAATAGGCCTATGTCTTATATTTACCCACTCTGAAGTCCATGTAAAATTTGGAAACTGTTACTTTCAATAAACCTGGTATATAgtcacatgaaaataacaaatctcCACCCAAATGTTTAATGGCAAAAttaattgattggatcaatcgatcgtaactctttgtaagacggggccccgggctccgtaacacaaagattagcgattaatcgctaaatgaactgaccaatcaagatcaatgttacacgcgcatttggcgcaaaatactgactaggaaccaatcagaagcgttctttcatatttgttattcatcgcaaacctttgtgttacggagccccgGTCTTctctttattaatttttttttctgcaaggCAGGCGAGACCAGCCGGGCGCTTATTTCGCCCCTGGCTCATTGGATCCGCCCTTGATGTCTATTCCTTGATGATGAAGTCGTTTCCATAATTATCTAATCTACTCATGCCTTGGTTTTCCCTGCCTACCAAGAGGAACGTTGATAACAAGCCttatggggcgttgcaagaaacttgcgatcaattgcaagtctattttcgttcTCGAAGTCAAGCATAGGGCATATGCCGTTCAATTCTTGCAAATTttcgattgatcgctaatctgctccatgaaacaaggagtgtaaatGTGATCAATCTACAGAATATTTAtgtttgattgcaaatattttctcccAACACCCCCTTAGACTCCATTTTATAGAAGTATACGAAAAAATTACCAAAAAGGTGGGTCGGGatcaaataaattaaaaagCTCCCGAAAAGCTCTCAGAATCCGATTTCGATTTTAGTGTTAGAATTCGACCCCAATTCGACATGGATTTCCACTTTTTCAGAGTCAGTTGCATGTTTATCTAGTTGTTAGGGTAAAAGTTGTACCGATGACAATGTAATTTAGTCACGAAATATCAATTTCCTATCCATTGTTTACTTCTTACTTGATCTTCTTTGTTTATTTACTACGCCTCACTTTTTCAGGAAATTACGTCATTTTTAACTTGGGTCTTTGTATTGTGTGGAAATCATTCCAACTCCGATTTGTGCTCTTGCATGGCCATTATTCGATCGCGCAGGGTCTGTCGGGTTTCCCGCCTGACTCTCAGGGAAATTGTGCGCAGAGAAACTGTGAATTCAGATCAGTTTGCGCACTGTGAATACATGTGCAACAACATTGCCCGAATTTCATGAGCcccatttttaatatttttttcggTTTTTGATTGTAAGGAAGCAGCATAATTCCAAATACCGATGAAAAAATAGGGTTTCACGAGGGACAGGAAATTATTCTACTTGTGCAAGGTGAGTTtggtgattttgttttatttttaccattGTTATGATGTGAAATGCACGTTTTCGTGATTGTGCCGGTGTTCATGATGTGCGTCGAATTTATGTCGAATGATTTCCTTCCTGATCTTTCCAAAGGTGCAATTTAATGCTTGAAATGATGTATAATGATTAACCTCTGGAATAAAAAGGTGTATGATATGCTAATATATATTCCCTCCTCTTTTGTAGTCATGATTTGCTTTAGTTTATTTTTTCTGGCCCAATTTACATCCTCCATACAATGAATGAAATGACTTCACGTGAGAGTGAGTGGGACATGGGAATGTGGATCACGGGACTGTAGCCGCGACGTACGGTGCAGGGCACGGTTGCATGATACCTGCTGCATTTGCAATCACTGCGGCGCGGTACAGTGTCGACATTGTCACTCATTGCCATGTCATGGACCTGGCCTTGCTTCATCATGacttaatattattatcaagtTCAGAATTCTAACTGCTTTATAATTCCTAATGATTTGCTGTAATTTCTAGATAAATAGCCTTTGAAATTAGACCTAGAacttataatttatttatatagaaAACTACAGTACAACCATGGCATGAGGCATGACAACTGAATCTAAATTCGTCAGCAGGCCAGGCAGGAAGACGAATTTCaggtcctttttttttttgggggggggtaaatatacacatacatacacattgGACTGATGTTGattcaattttcaaattatattttcaatttcaatgcaAAAAAACCCTTGTTGAAGAGTTCATGGTGAAGTTCACCTCGGGCCTGATAAAATTAAAGTCTTGAcgtaaaaatagaataaatatatattgatgtagacagctggcatggctggcagccgtctgttttgaggagttttaaacatttttttttatttctcctcgtacacagacggctcgctattgtgcagccaccattaggggacttgcaatgcaaaatccccccgtcggggctcttcaatttttgtctttaatgaataaaaattttgaaaattaacgcaaccaaaatgcaaatttatattccctcttggcactAATTGCccaaaaacggagaaaaatgaagttaaaaggaacaaaaacagtgacttacctcggctgtcgcgcgaattcacttccccgttttatccaatcttaagtacataaacatatggccattgagttccctgtacagatcgcgctagaacttcggtctctgtatttggtgagtgaagccaacggagttcagctgaacaaccaacaaaacagagaccgaagcttttggtctaatattGATGAAGGTACAGGTTTGACTTTGAGGGAAATCCATTGGAATCTAAGCTTAATtgaattcaaagattttgatttgCGATGTATAAATTACAGTGGCAGCTGCCCAGGCCACATGCATAAATTCTAATTTATGAAAGGGGGATgcatgaaacctttgaaacaagttGGCTtttgtggaaacagaaaaatcaaagaataagatcaaagcaagtttaaggaaaatcagacaaatgagaaagttataagcatttgaatattgtggtCACAAATTCTATGGACATGCTGTCTGCAATGTGACACGGGTACGATAAAACccattttcaactttttgagCAAATGACATTTCACTGATATTTTAAATTCACGATTCATGGGAAGCTGTTCGCATATGTCACAgataagagaaaataaattctaataactttttagaTCTTTGAAGCATTTTccttaaaccttcaccaatatttttatttattttttctggtatttttacaataaactttttgtcagggtgaacttcccataTCAACCAAGGATTTTTTTTGCTACTGAATGCAGTAGTGATCAGATTTGACGGTTTTTAAT
This region of Lytechinus variegatus isolate NC3 chromosome 18, Lvar_3.0, whole genome shotgun sequence genomic DNA includes:
- the LOC121432189 gene encoding extensin-like — its product is MIFPLLPPSLSYHPPSPTTLLLLPPSFSYHPPSPTTLLLLPLSFFYQLSSPTTLLSYHSPPTIFLLLPPSFYHLPSTTTIPLLPPSFSYYPPSTIFLLLPPSLSYHPPSPTTLPLLPPSFSYHLPSPTTPLLPLSFSYHLSSPTTLPLLRPSSPTIFLLLPLSSYHLPSSFSYHPPSPTTPTTLLLPSLFSYHPPSPTTLLLLPPSFSYHLPSTTTIPLLPPSFSYYPPSPTIFLLLPPSLSYPPPSPTTLLLLPPSSYHPPSFSYHPPSPTIFLLLPPSLSYHPPSPTTLPHLPPSLSYHLPSTTRPLLPSSFSYHPPSPTILYTYDPLLS